Proteins encoded in a region of the Rhizobium sp. CC-YZS058 genome:
- a CDS encoding endonuclease/exonuclease/phosphatase family protein, protein MWGALGRVLRSSFFPELALVGGEPAAGDSRRTIRLPTNAALQHVQSCASQASVLGGPFSSRRRPALRATLATILATFACLVLLAASVRYIHPHWATAIIDSLMTYATATAAVVALLAYALARRPVFLGIAAAGIGLAVHSVVLLEAHATVPMPIEHAIEPDLRILSFNMLYTNVENATRIADRILSSKADIAVVLEGGPMFMQLTRLSSLYPYRIGCGAMTPTCDLIVFSRTPLRDPQVSNLSDIRLDRFMSATITRAGMPIRVVAAHLSKPYFDTYHTAELTTLRSVIGNDRGPMILAGDFNSATIAPDMLDMLRGLDLNTASPEPPTWPVALAKHGLGIAIDHIYSRLPLVPLSVERLEDPFGSNHYGLFGTYIIRRG, encoded by the coding sequence CCGGCCGCCGGTGATTCTCGCCGGACCATCCGGCTGCCTACCAATGCTGCATTGCAGCATGTTCAGTCCTGTGCTAGCCAAGCTTCGGTTCTGGGAGGACCTTTCTCTTCTAGACGGAGGCCTGCCTTGCGCGCCACGCTCGCGACCATCCTCGCCACTTTCGCATGCCTAGTGCTCCTCGCTGCATCGGTTCGTTACATTCACCCACACTGGGCGACTGCGATCATCGACAGCCTCATGACCTATGCGACCGCCACTGCAGCGGTAGTGGCTCTTCTGGCCTATGCCCTAGCCCGCCGCCCGGTCTTTCTGGGGATCGCCGCAGCCGGCATCGGGCTTGCCGTGCACTCCGTCGTTCTGCTTGAGGCGCATGCGACCGTTCCCATGCCGATCGAACATGCGATTGAACCGGACTTGCGCATCCTCTCCTTCAACATGCTCTATACAAATGTGGAAAATGCCACCCGCATTGCCGATCGGATCCTCTCCTCCAAGGCCGACATCGCCGTCGTGCTCGAAGGCGGGCCGATGTTCATGCAACTGACCCGGCTGTCGTCGCTCTATCCCTACCGGATCGGCTGCGGCGCAATGACGCCCACCTGCGATCTCATCGTCTTCTCACGCACGCCCCTCCGAGACCCGCAGGTGAGCAATCTCAGCGACATCAGGCTGGATCGCTTCATGAGTGCGACGATCACCCGCGCCGGCATGCCGATCCGTGTGGTGGCCGCTCATCTGTCGAAACCTTATTTCGACACTTATCACACTGCGGAATTGACGACGCTTCGCTCCGTCATCGGCAATGATCGTGGCCCGATGATTCTCGCCGGGGATTTCAATTCGGCAACTATCGCCCCGGACATGCTGGACATGCTGCGCGGCCTTGATCTCAACACCGCTTCACCGGAACCGCCAACATGGCCGGTCGCGCTGGCCAAGCATGGGCTGGGCATTGCGATCGACCACATCTACAGCCGGCTTCCGCTCGTTCCCCTGTCGGTCGAACGGCTGGAAGACCCGTTCGGGTCGAATCACTACGGGCTGTTCGGCACCTACATCATTCGCAGGGGGTAA